A window from Spiroplasma endosymbiont of Aspidapion aeneum encodes these proteins:
- the atpA gene encoding F0F1 ATP synthase subunit alpha yields the protein MAIKISEIAEVIKKNIEQYGSKIIQSEQGTVGTVGDGVAVVFGMDKVVMNELVLFSNDIYGIVMNLELGSVGIAVLGDSKDIKQGDPVKRTGQVIQVAVGDELLGRVVNGMGIPIDGKGDIKSKKHYPVERVAPGVMSRKSVDQPMETGILSIDAIVPIGKGQRELIIGDRQTGKTAIAIDAIINQKGKKVKCVYVAIGQKESTVAQIVERLTSLGCMSYTVVVSACSSEPAPIQYISPYAGVAIAEYWMENGEDVLIVYDDLSKHAVAYRELSLLLRRSPGREAYPGDVFYLHSRLLERAARVNQQYGGGSITALPIVETQAGDISAYIPTNVISITDGQIFLTESLFNSGIRPALDTGLSVSRVGSTAQIRAVKQKSGSLKLELAQYYELAAFSKFGSDLDENTKSILENGKRIVELLKQKQYTPINQITMSIILYAIQLKVTKWLPHELMGNFKEALLNHFNNDGTAQSLLKQLTLEKSYTEELDKLIKKEIIIVLKKEIMKISGYKPEQYGSIEEYKKL from the coding sequence ATGGCAATAAAAATTTCTGAAATTGCAGAAGTGATCAAAAAGAATATAGAGCAATATGGCAGTAAAATAATACAATCTGAACAAGGAACTGTAGGAACCGTTGGTGATGGAGTTGCTGTTGTTTTTGGAATGGATAAAGTGGTTATGAATGAACTTGTCCTATTCTCAAATGATATTTATGGTATTGTTATGAACCTAGAATTGGGTTCTGTTGGTATTGCTGTTTTAGGTGATTCAAAGGATATAAAGCAAGGAGATCCTGTAAAAAGAACTGGACAGGTTATACAGGTTGCAGTTGGTGATGAACTATTAGGCAGAGTTGTTAATGGTATGGGTATTCCAATCGATGGTAAAGGGGATATCAAATCTAAAAAACATTACCCAGTTGAAAGAGTTGCACCCGGTGTTATGTCTAGAAAATCTGTTGATCAACCAATGGAAACAGGAATTCTTTCAATAGATGCCATTGTTCCAATAGGTAAAGGTCAACGTGAATTGATTATCGGAGATAGACAAACAGGAAAAACCGCTATAGCAATCGATGCAATTATAAATCAAAAAGGTAAAAAGGTAAAATGTGTATATGTGGCAATTGGGCAAAAAGAATCAACAGTTGCTCAAATAGTAGAACGTTTAACAAGCCTTGGTTGCATGTCATACACTGTTGTTGTAAGTGCTTGTTCCTCAGAACCCGCACCAATTCAATATATTTCACCATATGCTGGTGTAGCTATAGCGGAATATTGAATGGAAAATGGTGAAGATGTATTAATTGTTTATGATGATTTATCAAAACACGCTGTGGCATATCGTGAATTATCATTACTATTAAGAAGGTCTCCGGGACGTGAGGCATATCCAGGTGATGTGTTTTATCTTCATTCAAGACTCCTTGAAAGAGCGGCTAGAGTTAATCAACAATATGGAGGGGGTTCAATTACCGCTCTACCAATTGTTGAAACTCAGGCCGGAGATATTTCAGCATATATTCCCACCAATGTTATTTCAATTACTGATGGCCAAATATTTTTAACTGAGTCATTATTTAATTCTGGAATAAGACCGGCTTTAGATACTGGTCTATCGGTTTCAAGGGTTGGTTCAACTGCACAAATAAGAGCTGTTAAACAAAAATCTGGATCTTTAAAGTTAGAATTAGCTCAATATTATGAACTTGCAGCTTTTTCGAAGTTTGGAAGTGATTTGGATGAGAATACAAAATCTATTTTAGAAAACGGTAAAAGAATTGTTGAATTATTAAAGCAAAAACAATATACACCAATAAATCAGATTACAATGTCTATAATATTGTATGCAATTCAACTAAAGGTTACCAAATGATTGCCACATGAATTGATGGGTAATTTCAAAGAGGCATTATTAAACCATTTTAACAATGATGGCACTGCCCAGTCATTGTTAAAGCAATTAACTTTAGAGAAATCATATACCGAAGAATTAGACAAATTAATAAAAAAAGAAATTATTATTGTCCTAAAAAAAGAAATTATGAAAATTAGCGGATATAAACC
- the atpH gene encoding ATP synthase F1 subunit delta produces the protein MYELSYAIKNWAEAICLIAIEDKKEKEYIEYSEVILTIFRNYGNDLERILVKRKSHIDEMTIKFIDSSFGKYIKEKKLVNALKLIIDNNLIHFIKVIFKSVLKDLLLLQNRVEGTVFSTYELSKVDIKKIEDKISKKINLDVKLINVIDKSLIGGVAVKVQNYFIDGSIKGISHDLKKSVRTILDRK, from the coding sequence ATGTATGAATTAAGTTATGCTATTAAAAACTGGGCCGAAGCTATATGTTTAATAGCTATTGAAGATAAAAAAGAGAAAGAATACATTGAGTATTCAGAAGTGATATTAACTATATTTAGAAATTATGGAAATGATTTAGAACGAATATTGGTAAAAAGAAAAAGTCATATTGATGAGATGACAATTAAATTTATTGACTCATCGTTTGGTAAGTATATTAAAGAAAAAAAACTTGTTAATGCATTAAAACTTATAATTGACAATAACTTAATACATTTTATAAAAGTGATATTTAAGTCTGTTTTAAAAGATTTGTTATTGCTACAAAATAGAGTTGAGGGAACCGTATTCTCAACTTACGAACTTTCAAAGGTGGATATAAAGAAAATAGAGGATAAGATTTCTAAAAAGATCAATCTTGATGTAAAGTTAATAAATGTAATTGATAAATCATTAATTGGTGGTGTAGCAGTTAAAGTGCAAAACTATTTTATTGATGGAAGTATAAAGGGAATTTCTCACGACCTTAAAAAAAGTGTTAGAACAATTTTAGATAGAAAGTAA
- a CDS encoding ATP synthase F0 subunit B, which yields MNFLIINILSGIKSIIEIKKDLFPNFPNFIAHIVASAVIVLFIAKKVYKPFKQYNQNQADEINKLLNQATMKNIDANKAKMDAKLVLEEAKIKSQELMIEASQASEKHKSVEMEKAKAAIAILHENAGKSIEMEREKLKQDIEKEIIQVAFDASRKIIGDKLTKQENEKLVKQFIDNLS from the coding sequence ATGAATTTTTTAATAATAAATATACTATCGGGGATAAAAAGCATAATTGAAATTAAAAAGGATTTATTTCCTAATTTTCCTAATTTTATCGCTCATATAGTTGCTTCAGCTGTTATTGTATTATTTATAGCAAAAAAAGTTTACAAACCTTTTAAACAATATAATCAAAATCAAGCTGATGAAATAAACAAATTGCTTAATCAAGCCACCATGAAAAACATTGATGCTAATAAAGCAAAAATGGATGCAAAACTAGTTTTGGAAGAGGCTAAGATCAAATCACAAGAATTAATGATTGAAGCATCTCAAGCATCTGAAAAACATAAAAGCGTTGAGATGGAAAAGGCAAAGGCGGCAATAGCGATTCTACATGAAAATGCTGGAAAAAGTATTGAAATGGAAAGAGAAAAATTAAAGCAAGATATTGAAAAAGAAATTATTCAAGTAGCGTTTGATGCGTCCAGAAAAATAATAGGTGATAAACTAACTAAACAAGAAAATGAAAAATTGGTAAAACAATTTATAGATAACTTAAGTTAA
- a CDS encoding F0F1 ATP synthase subunit C — translation MLDIITMSAIFYANFAGELNNLLPVMASKTTMTDSGLALLGAGITGVGMVGASIGQGVVGAGACIAIGRNPEASKKITQVMYIMAGFAESGAIYALLIGILLMFVLS, via the coding sequence ATGTTAGATATTATAACAATGTCAGCTATATTCTATGCAAACTTTGCAGGAGAATTAAATAATTTGCTTCCAGTAATGGCAAGTAAAACTACTATGACTGATTCGGGGCTTGCCCTATTAGGAGCTGGGATAACTGGTGTTGGTATGGTTGGGGCAAGTATTGGTCAAGGAGTAGTTGGTGCAGGTGCATGTATTGCCATTGGTCGTAACCCCGAAGCATCAAAAAAAATAACACAGGTTATGTATATTATGGCTGGGTTTGCTGAATCCGGTGCTATTTATGCCCTACTAATCGGAATACTTTTAATGTTCGTGCTTTCGTAG
- a CDS encoding FoF1 ATP synthase subunit a codes for MKVLSVDVTESLWDILPQLTSIILTTIIVCSICVAYDIKIRRLKSNHPIAGWLVLVNLIIRFVEDTIITSVGRKRLYLTPYILYIYAYIFTASLISILGFESLATSYTVTLSMAMVTFLMIYFYGIKIQKLVFFKKYINPVELITQFIPLISLSFRLFGNMVAGSVILLLIYSFTIGINGNVATGKGISGVIDEIWNTDGNNPYAEYKYFWSGFDLGSIIVFPFLHMYFDLFDGYLQSLVFANLTLAYWGEEVHETEDAEPLYNEYGKQKQTTKKIKNKSAAVAAN; via the coding sequence ATGAAAGTACTTAGTGTCGATGTTACCGAAAGTCTTTGAGATATATTACCACAGTTAACATCGATTATATTAACAACTATAATAGTTTGTAGCATATGTGTTGCATATGACATAAAAATTAGAAGACTAAAAAGTAACCACCCAATAGCTGGTTGGTTAGTTCTAGTTAATTTAATAATAAGATTTGTAGAAGATACGATAATTACTTCTGTAGGTCGTAAGAGATTATATTTAACTCCATATATTTTATACATATATGCCTATATATTTACGGCGAGTTTAATTTCAATATTAGGATTTGAATCACTTGCAACATCCTATACCGTTACTCTTTCAATGGCAATGGTAACATTTCTAATGATTTACTTCTATGGAATAAAAATTCAAAAACTTGTATTTTTTAAAAAGTATATTAATCCCGTTGAATTAATAACCCAATTTATTCCCTTGATATCATTATCATTTCGTCTTTTTGGAAATATGGTAGCCGGTTCTGTAATCTTACTCTTGATTTATTCTTTTACAATTGGTATTAATGGAAATGTAGCAACAGGAAAAGGGATCTCGGGAGTTATTGATGAGATTTGAAATACAGATGGAAATAATCCATATGCAGAGTATAAGTACTTCTGGAGCGGATTTGATTTAGGTAGTATAATTGTTTTTCCATTTCTGCATATGTATTTTGATTTATTTGATGGATATCTTCAATCACTTGTTTTTGCAAATCTGACACTTGCATATTGAGGTGAAGAAGTTCACGAAACAGAAGATGCTGAACCATTATATAATGAGTATGGAAAACAAAAACAAACTACAAAAAAAATAAAAAATAAAAGCGCTGCAGTAGCAGCAAATTAG
- the upp gene encoding uracil phosphoribosyltransferase, whose product MGLIILDHPLITDKLTRMRKVETNSKDFRENLNEISQLMVYEIFRDVETIDIKIKTPVGKTVGKKIKKPVVLVPIIRAGLGMIHGIVSLLPSCKIAHIGLYRNEETLQPVKYYAKAPDDIARCTVVVVDPMLATGGSASAAIDIVKEWGVKDIKFVCLVAVPEGVKLLANNHPEIDVYVGALDEKLNEKGYIVPGLGDAGDRIYGTK is encoded by the coding sequence ATGGGATTAATTATTTTAGATCATCCGCTTATTACGGATAAATTAACCAGAATGAGAAAAGTGGAGACAAATTCTAAAGATTTTAGGGAGAATTTAAATGAAATAAGTCAATTAATGGTGTATGAAATCTTTAGAGATGTAGAAACAATTGATATAAAAATCAAAACTCCAGTTGGAAAAACAGTTGGAAAAAAAATTAAAAAACCAGTTGTCTTAGTTCCAATCATTAGAGCTGGTTTAGGAATGATACATGGTATTGTTAGTCTATTGCCCAGCTGTAAAATTGCACATATAGGTCTTTATCGCAATGAAGAAACTCTACAACCGGTTAAATACTATGCAAAAGCTCCAGACGACATTGCAAGATGTACAGTTGTCGTTGTAGATCCAATGTTGGCAACTGGTGGAAGCGCTTCAGCTGCAATAGATATCGTAAAAGAATGAGGTGTCAAGGATATTAAATTCGTTTGTCTAGTGGCTGTTCCTGAGGGTGTAAAACTACTCGCTAATAATCACCCTGAAATAGATGTCTATGTCGGTGCCCTAGATGAAAAATTGAATGAAAAGGGATATATTGTTCCAGGACTTGGAGATGCCGGTGATAGAATTTACGGTACAAAATAA
- a CDS encoding formate/nitrite transporter family protein, which produces MDINTKDLSYQEYGYFSGIKTIADLLQNKGTRHFFFGLISGVWIGFSYSVALVASSTIENPSLQSLVLGMIFPTVIWLIFFIGGQFFTAYTAILPYLYRGILNKREALVGLMCVYVGNVLGSIIFSFIFALAACLTNITGDGLGLNATGQFIYNTGVKKIYYIGIINENLKGVGVWNGLTSSSILKTIAICFFSGILCNSLVSLTIIGGKSTKGSVWPMMMMWFILIFTFVTVGYQHSVANWAIIGYIMMMWLFHFHTTAGVDVSLSLSMLMIVFNIIPCFLGNLVGASLMGEMLISINREKWKEFIVTLKNAKE; this is translated from the coding sequence ATGGATATAAATACAAAAGATCTAAGTTATCAAGAGTATGGATATTTTTCTGGAATTAAGACAATTGCAGACCTTTTACAAAATAAAGGTACAAGACATTTCTTTTTTGGCTTAATTTCTGGTGTTTGAATAGGTTTCTCATATTCTGTTGCACTTGTAGCATCATCTACTATAGAAAATCCAAGCCTTCAAAGTTTGGTATTAGGTATGATTTTTCCAACTGTTATTTGATTGATATTTTTTATAGGTGGACAATTTTTTACAGCTTATACTGCAATACTACCATACCTCTATAGAGGGATTTTAAATAAAAGAGAGGCGTTGGTTGGTCTTATGTGTGTTTATGTTGGAAATGTTCTAGGAAGTATTATTTTTTCTTTTATATTTGCTCTTGCTGCTTGCCTCACAAATATTACTGGAGATGGTTTGGGGCTAAATGCTACTGGTCAATTTATTTACAATACAGGTGTAAAAAAAATATATTACATCGGAATTATAAATGAGAACTTAAAAGGGGTAGGTGTTTGAAATGGGCTTACTAGTAGCTCAATATTAAAAACAATAGCTATTTGTTTCTTTTCAGGAATATTATGTAATTCATTAGTTTCTTTAACAATAATTGGTGGTAAGTCAACTAAAGGTAGTGTCTGGCCTATGATGATGATGTGGTTCATTTTAATATTTACATTTGTTACTGTAGGATATCAACACAGTGTTGCTAACTGAGCAATAATAGGCTATATTATGATGATGTGACTATTCCACTTCCACACAACAGCAGGGGTTGATGTATCGTTATCTCTATCAATGCTAATGATTGTTTTTAATATAATTCCTTGCTTTCTGGGTAATTTAGTTGGTGCGTCTTTGATGGGGGAAATGCTAATATCTATAAATAGAGAAAAATGAAAGGAATTTATTGTAACTCTCAAAAACGCTAAAGAATAA
- a CDS encoding fructose-specific PTS transporter subunit EIIC, which produces MELKDLFKNGICVFDQIFETKEELFYYLSKKLLDNNYIESEKEFLKAIKKREESGSTAMEMGIAMPHALSKTVKETVIAFASLKKPINSWRTVADDKPVDLVFMIATNGENGGEEHLKALSSLSSVLIKKENVDKIRLSKNYEGLIKVLASKSKKNNEKIISNNGFYDVVGVTACATGIAHTYLAQEKLEEYAKELGLTVKIETQGRRGTENRLNQDDIDNAKIIILAHEKSISNSGRFSGKELIDTTSQEAIYKGKDLIMNFNNHPKKITYKSRASDNEDDVEFSFKKFKDIKGNLLAGVSRMLPFVVGGGIILGIAFLCDMGTTGDGTFGTHRQVSAWFAAIGKTGLSMMVPILAGFIAYALVGIQGLMPGMIAGLFSSSIMPFAYGSPGGWSNMWDIIPGVTHVESGFVGGIFGGYIAGLYVMLLTRWFSNFSKAFTGARDIVFIPVVSLLAISVTMFIINIPLGYLMGSISKGLQWMANKKLLPIVAAIIGLMMCFDMGGPINKIAYTLGTLSVGKTLITDQSSGIYEDQTIIMAASLFAGMMPPLMIAISTLIFPNVWSTKERDAAKANWIMGCCFITEGAIPFMINDAKRVGICSMIGGLFIGIFVGFFGIKVGAPHGGILVFALISLGKSGVVDLGITGSGVQLGVGIALSLLILFGMATISGTILGIWRKIDIKNGKLIVPGLELKDKTPKLKIKIDNNEEIRKLNK; this is translated from the coding sequence ATGGAATTAAAAGATTTATTTAAAAATGGTATATGTGTTTTTGATCAAATATTCGAAACAAAGGAAGAATTATTTTACTATTTATCAAAAAAACTTTTGGATAATAATTATATTGAATCTGAAAAAGAATTTTTAAAAGCTATTAAAAAAAGAGAAGAAAGCGGATCAACTGCGATGGAAATGGGAATTGCCATGCCACACGCATTATCTAAAACTGTTAAGGAGACTGTGATAGCATTTGCATCACTAAAGAAACCAATAAATTCATGGAGAACAGTAGCGGATGATAAACCTGTGGATTTAGTATTTATGATTGCAACAAATGGTGAAAATGGTGGAGAAGAACACTTAAAGGCTTTGTCCTCATTATCATCCGTATTAATAAAAAAGGAAAATGTTGATAAAATAAGATTATCAAAAAACTATGAAGGTCTTATTAAAGTTTTGGCAAGCAAATCTAAAAAAAATAATGAAAAAATAATTTCTAATAATGGATTTTATGATGTTGTTGGTGTAACCGCATGTGCAACCGGGATAGCTCACACATATCTAGCCCAGGAAAAATTGGAAGAATATGCAAAAGAATTGGGATTAACAGTCAAAATAGAAACTCAAGGAAGACGTGGAACAGAAAACAGATTAAATCAAGATGATATAGATAATGCAAAAATAATAATTCTTGCCCATGAAAAGTCAATATCTAATAGTGGGAGATTTTCTGGTAAGGAGTTAATTGATACAACTTCTCAAGAGGCAATTTATAAGGGTAAGGATCTTATTATGAATTTTAATAATCATCCAAAAAAAATAACCTATAAATCTAGAGCCTCAGATAATGAGGACGATGTTGAATTTTCATTTAAAAAATTTAAAGATATTAAGGGTAATTTATTAGCCGGTGTATCTAGAATGTTGCCATTTGTTGTTGGGGGTGGTATAATCCTAGGTATTGCATTTTTATGTGATATGGGAACAACTGGAGATGGCACATTTGGTACTCATAGACAAGTGTCTGCTTGATTTGCTGCAATTGGTAAAACTGGCTTAAGTATGATGGTACCAATATTGGCTGGTTTTATCGCTTATGCTTTGGTTGGAATACAAGGATTAATGCCTGGAATGATAGCTGGTTTATTTTCATCTTCAATTATGCCATTTGCATATGGTTCTCCTGGGGGATGGTCTAATATGTGGGATATAATCCCTGGAGTTACTCATGTAGAATCTGGATTTGTTGGTGGAATATTCGGTGGTTACATAGCTGGATTATATGTAATGCTATTAACTCGATGATTCTCCAATTTTTCAAAGGCTTTTACAGGTGCTAGAGACATTGTCTTTATTCCTGTTGTATCATTATTAGCTATATCTGTAACAATGTTTATTATTAATATTCCTTTAGGATATTTAATGGGGTCTATTTCAAAAGGTCTTCAATGAATGGCAAATAAAAAACTATTACCTATAGTAGCTGCTATTATTGGATTAATGATGTGTTTTGACATGGGTGGTCCAATTAACAAAATAGCATATACTTTAGGAACTCTATCTGTTGGAAAAACGCTAATAACAGACCAGTCATCTGGTATTTATGAAGATCAAACCATTATAATGGCAGCGTCATTATTCGCGGGAATGATGCCTCCACTCATGATTGCAATAAGCACATTAATATTTCCAAATGTTTGGTCTACAAAAGAACGTGACGCTGCCAAAGCAAATTGAATAATGGGTTGTTGTTTTATCACAGAGGGGGCAATTCCATTCATGATTAATGACGCCAAAAGGGTTGGAATATGTTCTATGATTGGAGGACTTTTCATAGGCATATTTGTAGGTTTTTTTGGAATTAAAGTTGGAGCCCCCCATGGAGGAATACTTGTGTTTGCACTTATTTCATTAGGAAAATCTGGAGTAGTAGACCTTGGTATAACAGGATCTGGAGTCCAACTGGGTGTTGGAATTGCCTTATCATTGTTAATCTTGTTCGGAATGGCAACTATTAGTGGAACAATTTTAGGGATTTGACGAAAAATTGATATTAAAAATGGAAAATTAATTGTACCAGGCTTAGAATTAAAAGATAAAACTCCAAAATTAAAAATTAAAATTGATAATAATGAAGAAATAAGAAAATTAAATAAATAA
- the pfkB gene encoding 1-phosphofructokinase — protein MIYTITLNPAIDVTIETNGFSINETNYYTNSYSFIGGKGINVAFILNQLEAEVYATGFLGKDNSDFFVNKFKEFNINNNFIIIDGLTRTNFKIKNLSRKEETELNGLGFIVNKNNINEIILQLSNKLLKGDILIAAGSLPRNTDTSIYQRIGDLCLQKEVVFILDTSHIQMIKALKAKPYLIKPNIQEICEILGKKFENREYSLNEVKLLVEDLKKLGARNILLSMGAKGSIFFTEDNKIYKTGIAKGDLINSVGSGDSMVAGFAYGLYKGMSIKERLMYASACGGATAFSEWLAYKKDIIKYLNTIEIKEAE, from the coding sequence ATGATTTACACTATTACACTTAACCCAGCAATTGATGTTACCATTGAGACAAATGGTTTTTCAATTAATGAAACAAATTATTATACAAATTCATATTCATTTATTGGGGGAAAGGGAATAAATGTTGCATTTATTTTAAACCAACTAGAAGCTGAAGTTTATGCCACAGGTTTTTTAGGCAAAGACAACAGTGATTTTTTTGTGAATAAGTTTAAAGAATTTAATATCAATAACAATTTTATTATAATTGACGGTTTGACAAGAACAAATTTTAAAATAAAGAATTTATCAAGAAAAGAAGAAACTGAATTGAATGGTCTTGGCTTTATTGTTAATAAAAACAATATTAATGAAATAATTTTACAATTATCAAATAAACTTTTAAAGGGGGATATTTTAATAGCCGCTGGCTCTTTGCCAAGAAATACAGATACCTCTATTTACCAAAGGATAGGAGATTTATGTCTACAAAAAGAAGTGGTATTTATACTAGATACTTCACATATTCAAATGATTAAAGCCCTAAAAGCTAAACCATATTTAATAAAACCCAATATACAAGAGATATGTGAGATACTTGGAAAAAAATTTGAAAACAGAGAGTATTCACTTAATGAAGTTAAATTACTAGTTGAAGATTTAAAAAAACTTGGCGCTCGGAATATACTGTTAAGTATGGGGGCCAAGGGATCGATATTTTTTACAGAAGATAATAAAATTTATAAAACAGGCATAGCTAAAGGAGATTTGATTAATTCTGTGGGCTCTGGCGATAGCATGGTTGCTGGCTTTGCTTATGGGTTATACAAAGGAATGAGCATTAAAGAAAGGCTCATGTATGCATCGGCATGTGGGGGAGCCACTGCATTTTCGGAATGGTTGGCTTACAAAAAAGATATAATAAAATATTTGAACACTATAGAAATAAAAGAGGCAGAATAA